The Moorena producens PAL-8-15-08-1 genomic interval GATAGCTGACGAAGTCTACCTCACCAAGCTCTTTGCAGATAAAAGCAAATACAACATGACATCAATACCCAAAAACGTAAGTAACAAAAAACAACAAATCACAATCTTTGAAAATGAAAACTTCAGAGCTTTGTTGCTATTTATCGTTTCCCTAGGCATATTTTTACTGTTTTGGGAATTAGGGGCAAAGATGAAGATTTTTGCTAAGGGTATGCCCACTGCTTCCCTAACTATTAAGGAATTATGGTATTGGGTAACCCATCCATTTTATGACAATGGACCTAATGATTTGGGTATTGGTTGGAATTTGTTAATTAGCCTGCGGAGAGTAGCCATTGGCTACACGTTAGCGTCAATCATTGCTGTGCCTTTGGGAATATTGGTAGGTATTTCCAAAATTGCCTTTAAAGCCTTTAACCCCTACTTCCAGCTTCTTAAACCGGTTTCTCCCCTGGCTTGGTTACCTTTGGGGCTTTATATATTCCGAAACTCAGAGATGACAGGGATTTTCATTATTACCATTGCTAGTATTTGGCCAACCCTAACTAACACAGCGTTTGGTGTGGCCAATGTTAACCCAGATTACCTTGATGTTTCTAAAATTCTGGGCGCTTCTAAATGGCGCACGATTTTTAAGGTGATTATTCCCGCTGCCCTACCTAACATCATCTCTGGTTTGAGAATTAGTATGGGGATTTCTTGGTTGGTGATTGTGGCAGCAGAAATGCTATTGGGTACGGGTTTAGGTTACTTCATTTGGAATGAGTGGAATAACCTTTACATACCCAATATTCTGGTGGCCATTTTTATTATTGGGATTGTGGGTATTGTCCTTGATCAAATATTTGCCTATTTTGAAAAACTGGTTTCTTTCGGTAAAAACTCCTCGTAAACAACTCACCGCTAACTCACCCACGAGTATAGCGGGAGCTTTCCAGCTCAAAGTTTACCAGTCTAAGTTTTCAAAAAACTACGTTATTTCTAAGTGTTTAAGTTCCTACCTGGGGATGCGTAGCTAGTCCCCAGCTCTAGAACCTAATTATTAAACAGGTGTAATTGAGTTAAGCCAGTGTAATTAGGAAAGTACCGAGAAATAACTTTGACGTTCGCGAAGCGTGTGCGAAGCACTCAGCTAACTTTACCCTAGCAATAGGAGAAAACACAATTATGCGTGTATTTGTACTTAACAAAAAGGGACAACCATTAGATCCATGTAAACCAGCGAGGGCTAGAATTTTACTCTCGACAGGGAAGGCAAAGGTCTATCGTCGTTACCCATTTACTATAATTTTGACGGAGGAAATAAAGGAACCAGTAACTCACGAGCATCAACTCAAAATAGACCCTGGCGCAAAAACAAGCGGTTTAGCTATTGTCCAAGGACAGCGAGTAATTTGGGGAGCAGAACTTACCCATAGGGGCTTTAAAATACGGGAGGCTTTAACCTCTCGCAGGCAATTAAGGAGTAGTAGACGGAATCGTAAGACTCGATACCGCAAGCCCAGGTTTCTTAATAGAACTAGACCAAAAGGTTGGCTAGCTCCTAGCCTGATGTCTAGAGTTAAAAACATTTTAACTTGGGTTAAGAAGCTGATTCGATTGTGTCCTGTTATAGGCATATCTCAAGAGTTGGTAAGATTCGACACCCAGAAGTTGCAAAATCCTGAGATATCTGGAGTCGAGTATCAGCAGGGTACACTTTACGGTTACGAACTTCGGGAATATTTGCTTGAAAAATGGAATCGTAAATGTGCTTATTGTGGGACAACAGGTACTCAGTTAGAAATTGAGCATATCAAACCAAAGTCTAAAGGCGGTTCCGATCGGGTTTCTAATTTAGCTATAGCATGTCACCCATGTAATCAGGCTAAATCCAGCCAAGACATTGAGCTTTTCTTGTCTAAGAAACCTAGCATCTTGAAACGCATACTCAATCAAGCTAAACGCCCCTTGGCTGATGCGGCTTCTGTTAATGTAACTCGTTGGAAGTTGTACCACAACCTAAAGTCAACCGGGTTGCCTGTTGAAGTAAGCAGCGGCGGATTAACTAAGTTCAATCGATGT includes:
- the iscB gene encoding RNA-guided endonuclease IscB, encoding MRVFVLNKKGQPLDPCKPARARILLSTGKAKVYRRYPFTIILTEEIKEPVTHEHQLKIDPGAKTSGLAIVQGQRVIWGAELTHRGFKIREALTSRRQLRSSRRNRKTRYRKPRFLNRTRPKGWLAPSLMSRVKNILTWVKKLIRLCPVIGISQELVRFDTQKLQNPEISGVEYQQGTLYGYELREYLLEKWNRKCAYCGTTGTQLEIEHIKPKSKGGSDRVSNLAIACHPCNQAKSSQDIELFLSKKPSILKRILNQAKRPLADAASVNVTRWKLYHNLKSTGLPVEVSSGGLTKFNRCRQNLPKTHWLDAANVGKVETLIVEVTHPLLIAAKGHGTRQLCRTNKYGFPIRHCSRTKIHRGFQTGDIVRAVVTKGKKVGTYVGRVATRKSGYFNISTKSGLVQGISHKYCKFIHRKDGYAYTN
- the ntrB gene encoding nitrate ABC transporter permease, with the protein product MTSIPKNVSNKKQQITIFENENFRALLLFIVSLGIFLLFWELGAKMKIFAKGMPTASLTIKELWYWVTHPFYDNGPNDLGIGWNLLISLRRVAIGYTLASIIAVPLGILVGISKIAFKAFNPYFQLLKPVSPLAWLPLGLYIFRNSEMTGIFIITIASIWPTLTNTAFGVANVNPDYLDVSKILGASKWRTIFKVIIPAALPNIISGLRISMGISWLVIVAAEMLLGTGLGYFIWNEWNNLYIPNILVAIFIIGIVGIVLDQIFAYFEKLVSFGKNSS